One window of the Lycorma delicatula isolate Av1 chromosome 3, ASM4794821v1, whole genome shotgun sequence genome contains the following:
- the LOC142321149 gene encoding uncharacterized protein LOC142321149 — protein MPSIEETCILSTGNTTTQDFLARDMEELVSEIKENLRLSGFKTRHNRTSRPSPYQIPSRSWGDASCEWCIKSPRTCSIHSCFSKKNTKSNPSDDPYEMLQDLLRDGSLIKEAVRRLQKGLSPKQRYLYESDEEASRSPMRPCLQ, from the coding sequence ATGCCTAGCATAGAAGAAACGTGTATATTATCTACTGGTAATACTACTACTCAAGACTTTTTAGCCCGTGATATGGAAGAATTAGtatctgaaattaaagaaaatcttagATTGTCTGGTTTCAAAACAAGACATAATAGGACTTCTAGGCCATCGCCATATCAAATTCCTAGTCGAAGTTGGGGCGATGCATCGTGTGAGTGGTGTATAAAATCTCCTAGAACATGCAGTATTCATTCctgtttttcaaagaaaaatactaaGTCAAATCCTAGTGATGATCCGTATGAGATGCTACAAGATTTACTTCGCGACGGTAGTCTCATCAAAGAAGCGGTACGTAGACTACAGAAAGGTTTATCCCCAAAACAAAGGTACCTATACGAATCTGACGAAGAAGCTTCTCGCAGTCCAATGCGCCCGTGTTTACAATGA